From Bacteroidota bacterium, the proteins below share one genomic window:
- a CDS encoding S8 family serine peptidase: MKKITYLVLLLAGALLASCSRQEETQPGTSTDGLVLRMKQHPQQAPTEAAYTRAQTDEKVVEILNRQNDFNWEWADLRTLWSAAQVTGEVAVGYKPLSVNDVDPIIHKINIHSAEWKAVHDALIERVLQQLNSTGTKTYTRDEIVAEDDPVLPLMILRVTDKTALTLLRNIENVRYLEPYGYWPQNMTMRSMSSSGCSSSTEPLNSADWTTITPGCRLPWNYNNMNIPTAWNTAEGQGIQIGVIDAGLSSSQALMGAQFNDGMSNVGRTVTVDYTRGNSAYTSCSHGTSMASTAAGPRNAQNATTGVAYKSSLHFIRSCDDVVLDASAELSGTKNALIRMGDMPGIRVISMSIGTPFGSGVLKDGVNYANGKGKLIFAAAGTSFSWTSWWGVIYPAAYSACVAVTGVKESGSTCATCHDGSQVRFTVPMERTANSNRNSLALMPNGTTPAYIGGSSVATSTAAGVAALVWSAKPTLTSAQVLDIMTRTAQFYPSRNSTKGFGNINAAAAVTLATTY, translated from the coding sequence ATGAAAAAGATCACCTACCTCGTACTCCTGCTGGCCGGCGCATTGCTGGCCTCCTGCTCCCGCCAGGAAGAAACGCAGCCGGGAACCTCCACCGACGGTCTCGTCCTGCGGATGAAACAGCACCCGCAACAGGCCCCGACCGAAGCAGCCTACACCCGCGCCCAGACCGACGAAAAGGTCGTGGAGATCCTCAACCGGCAGAACGATTTCAACTGGGAATGGGCCGACCTCCGCACACTCTGGAGCGCCGCCCAGGTGACCGGCGAAGTGGCCGTGGGTTACAAACCGCTCTCGGTAAACGACGTGGACCCGATCATCCACAAGATCAACATCCACTCCGCCGAATGGAAAGCGGTGCACGACGCGCTCATCGAACGCGTGCTGCAGCAACTCAACAGCACCGGCACGAAGACCTACACCCGCGACGAGATCGTCGCCGAGGATGATCCGGTTCTGCCGCTGATGATCCTGCGCGTCACCGACAAAACCGCGCTCACCCTGCTGCGGAACATCGAGAACGTCCGCTACCTCGAGCCGTACGGCTACTGGCCGCAGAACATGACGATGCGCTCCATGTCCTCCTCCGGCTGCAGCAGCTCCACCGAGCCGCTCAACAGCGCCGACTGGACCACGATCACGCCCGGTTGTCGTCTCCCCTGGAACTACAACAACATGAACATCCCCACCGCCTGGAACACCGCCGAAGGACAAGGCATCCAGATCGGTGTAATCGATGCCGGCCTCAGCTCCTCGCAGGCCCTGATGGGCGCGCAGTTCAACGACGGCATGAGCAACGTCGGCCGTACCGTCACCGTCGATTATACCCGCGGCAACAGCGCCTACACAAGCTGCTCCCACGGCACCTCGATGGCCTCCACCGCCGCAGGTCCGCGCAACGCGCAAAACGCGACGACCGGTGTCGCTTACAAATCCAGCCTCCACTTCATCCGCTCCTGCGACGACGTCGTGCTCGATGCTTCCGCCGAACTTTCCGGTACGAAGAACGCCCTCATCCGCATGGGCGACATGCCCGGCATCCGCGTCATCAGCATGTCGATCGGTACGCCCTTCGGCAGCGGTGTGCTCAAAGACGGCGTGAACTATGCCAACGGAAAAGGCAAACTCATCTTCGCCGCGGCCGGCACTTCGTTCTCCTGGACGAGCTGGTGGGGCGTGATCTACCCGGCAGCCTACTCCGCCTGCGTAGCGGTCACCGGCGTGAAAGAAAGCGGTTCCACCTGCGCCACCTGCCACGACGGCAGCCAGGTACGCTTCACCGTACCCATGGAACGCACAGCCAACAGCAACCGCAACTCGCTTGCGCTGATGCCCAACGGTACGACACCGGCCTACATCGGCGGCAGCTCGGTAGCGACCTCTACGGCAGCGGGTGTCGCTGCGCTGGTGTGGTCCGCGAAACCAACCCTCACCTCCGCCCAAGTCCTCGACATCATGACCCGCACCGCGCAATTCTACCCGTCACGCAACTCGACGAAAGGATTCGGCAATATCAATGCAGCGGCGGCGGTGACGCTCGCCACGACGTATTGA
- a CDS encoding T9SS type A sorting domain-containing protein, translating into MPLRLLFLLVVCSLQAGAQFTDRYWTFGDSAAIDFRNISNPVPGESVLRARGNCASICDSSGNLLFYAGAPYVPYWLSGATIKQGYVVNSSHQMMENGDTIVGTTFYQEMVIVPNPGNSNQFYLFTCEIIPSAEQGFYWNLIDLSYNGGLGKVIQKNVQLQNFPVNDGLAAVKHGNGRDWWVVHTRWEATIGHNEYFIYLVTSDGVFPQPVQNIGDLLIEGFLRLKFSQNGELLVATGSNHTIDLYDFNRCTGLLSNYRQILLRTEPTLEYLTWSSEFSPDNNRLYTTSIPYGNNDTLSCLLQFDLTALDIRSTLDTIQTFLDPFICGFVKLGPDSQIYLSHFTDLNDCDFFYLYCDTTYYPEIMNLSVIHQPNELGALCDFRPYSFYLGGHRSYHGLPNNPNYELGPLAGSVCDTLITSVSQVPVFEPAQLKLFFHTGWRQLFVNGQQLKGKQGSLSLYSVTGQLLRREEISIQPPYYTRQWDLSGTAAGVYIVVLETEKEQVSGRVVVE; encoded by the coding sequence ATGCCGCTCCGCCTTTTATTCTTGCTCGTGGTGTGTTCCCTTCAGGCCGGGGCTCAGTTCACCGACCGCTACTGGACGTTTGGCGACAGTGCGGCCATTGACTTTAGAAACATCTCCAATCCTGTTCCTGGAGAATCCGTGTTGCGTGCTCGGGGTAATTGCGCAAGCATTTGTGATAGTAGCGGAAACCTGTTGTTTTACGCGGGTGCTCCTTATGTTCCTTATTGGCTTTCGGGGGCCACTATTAAGCAAGGCTATGTAGTGAATAGTTCTCATCAGATGATGGAGAACGGCGATACTATTGTGGGAACAACATTTTATCAGGAAATGGTCATCGTCCCCAATCCTGGTAATTCTAATCAATTTTACCTATTCACGTGTGAGATTATACCCAGCGCAGAGCAGGGTTTCTATTGGAACCTAATCGACTTGAGCTACAACGGCGGCTTGGGAAAAGTGATTCAGAAGAATGTGCAACTTCAGAATTTTCCTGTTAACGATGGACTTGCAGCGGTTAAACATGGGAATGGGCGGGACTGGTGGGTGGTGCACACCAGATGGGAAGCAACAATTGGCCATAATGAGTATTTCATCTATCTCGTTACTTCCGATGGTGTTTTTCCACAACCAGTCCAGAATATTGGTGACTTGTTGATTGAAGGTTTTTTAAGACTGAAGTTTAGTCAGAATGGCGAATTACTGGTTGCGACCGGTTCCAATCATACCATCGACTTATATGATTTTAACCGATGTACAGGTCTGCTTTCTAACTATCGTCAGATTCTATTGAGAACTGAGCCTACACTTGAGTACTTAACCTGGTCAAGTGAGTTTTCTCCGGATAACAACAGGTTATATACAACCTCAATTCCATACGGCAATAATGATACCCTTTCATGTCTCCTACAGTTTGATTTAACAGCGCTTGATATTCGATCAACATTGGACACCATTCAAACTTTTCTTGACCCCTTCATTTGTGGATTTGTAAAGCTGGGACCAGATAGTCAGATTTACCTGTCTCATTTTACAGACTTGAATGATTGCGATTTCTTCTACCTCTACTGCGACACCACCTACTACCCCGAGATCATGAACCTGAGCGTGATCCACCAGCCCAACGAGTTGGGGGCGCTTTGTGATTTCCGGCCGTATAGTTTTTATCTGGGTGGTCACCGCTCTTACCACGGCCTGCCCAACAACCCCAACTACGAGCTGGGGCCGCTGGCGGGGAGTGTGTGCGATACGCTGATCACGAGCGTGAGTCAGGTGCCCGTGTTTGAGCCTGCGCAGTTGAAGCTGTTCTTCCATACCGGCTGGCGGCAGTTGTTTGTGAACGGGCAGCAGCTCAAGGGCAAGCAGGGCAGTCTCTCGCTCTACTCGGTCACCGGCCAACTCCTCCGCCGCGAGGAGATCAGCATCCAGCCGCCCTACTACACCCGCCAATGGGACCTCAGCGGCACGGCCGCCGGGGTCTACATCGTGGTCCTGGAAACGGAGAAGGAACAGGTGAGTGGACGGGTGGTGGTGGAGTGA
- the atpC gene encoding ATP synthase F1 subunit epsilon translates to MFLEIITPDKKVYAGEVSSVAVPGTNGSFQVLKNHAPIISSLLNGKVKVKDKEGEKVFSVKGGVVENLNNKVVILAESV, encoded by the coding sequence ATGTTTCTCGAAATCATCACCCCCGATAAAAAGGTCTACGCCGGCGAAGTGAGCTCGGTTGCCGTACCCGGCACCAACGGCAGCTTCCAGGTCCTGAAGAACCACGCCCCGATCATCTCCTCCCTGCTCAACGGCAAGGTGAAGGTGAAAGACAAGGAAGGCGAAAAGGTCTTTTCCGTAAAAGGCGGCGTCGTAGAAAACCTCAACAACAAAGTGGTGATCCTCGCCGAGTCGGTCTGA
- a CDS encoding F0F1 ATP synthase subunit beta: protein MANIGKITQIIGPVVDVSFEAEGATLPNILDALEIERPGGALVMEVQQHIGEDTVRAIAMDSTDGLTRGTPVRAMGAPIRMPAGDAIKGRLFNVVGDAIDGIGSVSKDGGVPIHRTPPRFEDLSTESEVLFTGIKVIDLIEPYAKGGKIGLFGGAGVGKTVLIMELINNIAKSYSGLSVFAGVGERTREGNDLLREMIESGVIRYGEEFKHSMEKGGWDLGKVDRTELAKSQATLVFGQMNEPPGARARVALSGLTVAEYFRDGDEKSGGRDILFFIDNIFRFTQAGSEVSALLGRMPSAVGYQPTLATEMGLMQERITSTKRGSITSVQAVYVPADDLTDPAPATTFAHLDATTVLNRKIAELGIYPAVDPLDSTSRILSPAVVGAEHYNTAQRVKMLLQRYKELQDIIAILGMDELSDDDKLVVHRARRVQRFLSQPFNVAEQFTGIKGVIVPIEETIRGFNMIMNGDVDEYPEAAFNLVGTIDDAIAKGKKILAESK from the coding sequence ATGGCAAACATTGGTAAAATCACCCAGATCATCGGTCCGGTAGTGGACGTGAGCTTCGAAGCCGAAGGCGCGACCCTGCCGAACATCCTCGACGCACTCGAGATCGAACGCCCGGGCGGCGCACTCGTGATGGAAGTGCAGCAGCACATCGGGGAAGACACCGTCCGCGCGATCGCGATGGACTCCACCGACGGTCTGACCCGCGGGACTCCGGTTCGCGCCATGGGCGCCCCGATCCGGATGCCGGCCGGTGATGCCATCAAAGGCCGCCTGTTCAACGTCGTTGGCGATGCCATCGACGGTATCGGTTCCGTTTCCAAAGATGGCGGCGTTCCGATCCACCGCACCCCTCCCCGCTTCGAGGACCTCTCCACCGAATCAGAAGTACTGTTCACCGGTATCAAAGTCATTGATCTCATCGAACCTTACGCCAAAGGCGGTAAGATCGGTCTGTTCGGCGGCGCAGGTGTAGGCAAGACGGTTCTGATCATGGAACTGATCAACAACATCGCCAAGTCGTACTCCGGTCTTTCCGTATTCGCCGGCGTAGGCGAGCGTACCCGTGAAGGAAACGACCTCCTCCGTGAAATGATCGAGTCGGGCGTTATCCGCTACGGTGAAGAGTTCAAGCACAGCATGGAAAAAGGCGGCTGGGACCTCGGCAAAGTGGATCGCACGGAACTCGCTAAATCGCAAGCCACCCTCGTGTTCGGTCAGATGAACGAACCTCCGGGAGCCCGCGCTCGTGTGGCGCTCTCCGGTCTGACCGTTGCTGAATACTTCCGCGACGGCGACGAGAAATCCGGCGGTCGCGATATCCTCTTCTTCATCGACAACATCTTCCGTTTCACCCAGGCCGGTTCCGAAGTATCCGCGCTGCTCGGCCGTATGCCGTCGGCCGTAGGTTACCAGCCGACCCTGGCCACCGAGATGGGTCTCATGCAGGAGCGCATCACCTCCACCAAGCGTGGTTCGATCACTTCGGTACAGGCGGTTTACGTACCGGCCGACGACTTGACCGACCCGGCTCCGGCGACCACCTTCGCTCACCTGGATGCCACCACCGTATTGAACCGTAAGATCGCCGAACTCGGCATCTATCCGGCCGTTGACCCGCTGGATTCAACCTCGCGTATTCTCTCCCCGGCGGTTGTCGGCGCCGAGCACTACAACACCGCCCAGCGCGTGAAGATGCTCCTCCAGCGCTACAAGGAACTGCAGGACATCATCGCGATCCTCGGTATGGATGAATTGTCGGACGACGACAAACTCGTCGTACACCGCGCCCGCCGCGTGCAGCGCTTCCTCTCGCAGCCGTTCAACGTGGCCGAGCAGTTCACCGGTATCAAAGGCGTGATCGTTCCGATCGAAGAGACCATCCGCGGTTTCAACATGATCATGAACGGCGACGTCGACGAATATCCGGAAGCCGCCTTCAACCTCGTCGGCACCATCGACGACGCGATCGCAAAAGGCAAGAAGATCCTCGCCGAAAGCAAGTAA
- a CDS encoding UDP-N-acetylmuramoyl-tripeptide--D-alanyl-D-alanine ligase, whose translation MSIPLEALYKYYRQHPVVCTDTRTIVPGCLFFALKGPNFNGNAFAAKALASGAAFAVVDEPGAVTDPRCLLVEDVLTSLQLLAQHHRRQLRIPFLAITGSNGKTTTKELVRAVLAKKYKTLATKGNLNNHIGVPLTILSITDEIEFAVIEMGANHQQEIASYCKIVEPDYGLITNVGKAHLEGFGGFEGVKKGKGELYEWIGTHGKLVFLNNDNPHLTEMVAVRGAEHRQRYGTTADCDCRGELLGELPGLHLRWTYGTVAGEIKAKIVGRYNFENVLAAICIGNYFGVSAEQIGAAIEAYEPDNSRSQLVHRGSNTIVLDAYNANPTSMEAALRNFEAIVADRKVVCLGEMAELGEASEEEHMRLAERLRLANFSNIILVGARFATWAGRLSCMHFDDSEKAAAWMRQQRFEQTWFLIKGSRSTKMEKVAEAIAG comes from the coding sequence ATGTCGATCCCGCTCGAAGCACTCTACAAGTACTACCGGCAACATCCTGTTGTCTGCACGGATACCCGGACGATTGTGCCTGGTTGCCTTTTTTTCGCCCTCAAGGGACCGAACTTCAACGGGAACGCTTTCGCTGCAAAAGCGCTTGCTTCCGGCGCCGCGTTTGCGGTGGTCGATGAGCCCGGCGCGGTCACGGACCCGCGTTGTCTGCTGGTGGAGGATGTGCTGACCAGCCTGCAATTGCTGGCGCAGCACCATCGCCGGCAGCTGCGTATTCCGTTCCTGGCCATTACCGGTTCCAACGGCAAGACGACGACGAAGGAACTGGTGCGCGCGGTACTCGCGAAGAAGTACAAGACACTCGCGACGAAAGGAAATCTGAACAATCACATAGGCGTACCGCTGACCATCTTGTCCATCACGGATGAAATCGAATTCGCGGTCATCGAAATGGGCGCCAATCATCAGCAGGAGATCGCGTCGTATTGCAAGATCGTGGAGCCGGACTACGGCCTCATCACGAACGTGGGTAAGGCGCATCTTGAAGGCTTCGGCGGATTCGAAGGCGTGAAGAAAGGGAAAGGCGAGTTGTACGAATGGATCGGCACGCACGGCAAGCTCGTTTTCCTGAACAACGACAATCCACACCTGACGGAAATGGTCGCCGTACGCGGCGCCGAGCACCGGCAGCGTTACGGCACTACGGCCGATTGCGACTGCCGGGGTGAGTTGTTGGGCGAATTGCCGGGGCTCCACTTGCGCTGGACGTATGGTACGGTGGCAGGAGAGATCAAAGCGAAGATCGTCGGTCGATACAATTTCGAGAACGTACTGGCCGCGATCTGCATCGGGAATTACTTCGGCGTTTCGGCGGAACAGATCGGGGCGGCTATCGAGGCTTACGAACCGGACAACAGCCGGTCGCAGTTGGTCCACCGCGGCAGCAACACCATCGTGCTCGACGCCTACAACGCGAACCCCACGAGCATGGAAGCCGCGCTCCGGAATTTCGAAGCGATTGTGGCAGATCGGAAAGTCGTCTGCCTCGGCGAAATGGCGGAATTGGGCGAGGCTTCCGAGGAAGAACACATGCGGCTGGCGGAGCGACTGCGCCTTGCGAATTTTAGCAACATCATCCTGGTCGGCGCGCGCTTTGCCACCTGGGCCGGCCGACTGAGTTGCATGCATTTCGACGATTCCGAAAAGGCTGCGGCCTGGATGCGCCAGCAACGCTTCGAACAGACCTGGTTTCTCATCAAGGGTTCCCGCAGCACGAAGATGGAAAAGGTGGCGGAAGCGATCGCCGGTTGA
- a CDS encoding acyltransferase — translation MKLLPEVKKVKYPQLDALRFFSVAGVMISHWFSQFAFTEYIPFGDGVLLFFVLSGYLIGNILLEQKESIEVAGDKLSALMHAFKTFYTRRTLRIFPTYYATIFIFYFLKLPSVKDNLVWFLTYTVNFRVMQLEYWLPGSGHMWSLAIEEQFYIVFPFLVFFTPKKYLKGMLFAMIVTGIFSKIILWALNYSLFDISLFSLSSVDYLGIGALLAWLQRYTNVAHRLFEKRKLLLSSSLLILSIVLYLRYHFANALFICVLVPMAFAYFAWTCILICSFGATGRAKKILEWPLFLFLGQISYGLYLYHNLVPTLDILLIREMATIDYLQWTSSALGQAFVHFVFTVVLAILSFRFFEQPISNLKKYFEYRL, via the coding sequence ATGAAACTATTGCCTGAAGTAAAAAAAGTGAAGTATCCGCAATTAGATGCATTGCGCTTTTTTTCGGTGGCGGGGGTAATGATTAGTCATTGGTTTTCTCAATTTGCTTTTACCGAATACATTCCATTTGGTGATGGAGTTCTCCTCTTCTTTGTGTTGAGTGGCTATTTAATTGGCAACATTCTTCTCGAACAAAAAGAAAGCATTGAGGTGGCCGGCGATAAATTAAGTGCACTTATGCATGCGTTCAAAACATTTTATACTAGACGAACACTTCGAATTTTTCCGACCTATTATGCGACAATCTTTATTTTCTATTTTCTAAAATTACCTTCTGTCAAAGATAATCTTGTTTGGTTTTTAACCTACACGGTCAATTTTAGAGTGATGCAATTGGAGTATTGGCTTCCAGGTTCCGGTCATATGTGGTCGTTAGCGATAGAAGAACAATTCTACATCGTCTTTCCTTTTCTTGTGTTTTTTACTCCAAAAAAATATTTGAAGGGAATGCTTTTTGCCATGATTGTAACTGGAATTTTTTCAAAAATAATTCTTTGGGCACTCAACTACTCGTTGTTTGATATCTCCTTGTTTTCTCTAAGCTCTGTCGACTACTTGGGCATCGGTGCTTTGTTAGCATGGTTACAGCGATATACAAATGTTGCTCACCGCTTATTCGAAAAACGAAAGTTGCTACTTTCATCATCTCTCCTTATCCTTAGCATTGTTCTGTATTTGCGTTATCACTTTGCAAACGCTCTTTTTATCTGTGTGCTTGTGCCAATGGCGTTTGCTTACTTTGCTTGGACCTGTATTCTAATTTGTTCTTTCGGAGCTACCGGTCGGGCTAAAAAGATTCTCGAATGGCCTTTGTTTTTGTTCTTGGGACAAATCAGCTATGGACTATACCTTTATCACAATTTAGTTCCAACACTCGACATTCTTCTTATCCGAGAAATGGCAACCATCGACTACTTACAATGGACGAGTTCTGCGTTGGGACAAGCATTCGTACATTTTGTTTTTACGGTTGTTTTGGCAATCCTTTCATTCCGATTCTTCGAACAACCCATTAGTAATCTTAAGAAGTATTTTGAGTACCGCTTGTAA
- a CDS encoding CotH kinase family protein, producing the protein MHNITPILSALFALFTFGLQAQDTFYDLNTIQEVRIYFGSSNWDYQLDTAAAGTDGYIIADSVNVNGVNFPQAGVKYKGNSSYSASRVKNPFHIKLDKVIDQDYEGHEDIKLANGFSDPSMVREVSAYSICRQYMDAPRCNYARVYVNGAYWGLYTNSEDVGNSFAEDHYHSSYSSYFKCNPRNVMSGTGSSLIYLGTDSSLYYNYYELQSDYGWGDLIRFCDSLTNHPNYAHTFVDVDRALWMLAYNNVLVNLDSYSGGFRQNYYLYYDHNRRWIPTVWDVNMAYGSFTNTGAGGGGGGGGVTAMQNLTPVLHETDANWPLIRNLLSDPMYKRMYLAHMRTLNNENFANADYKNLIGQLRTLIDSSVQADPNFLYTYTQYQSNLTTTVSGGGGGPGGTCGVYELMDTRTTYLSGTTQLSAAPPAISAVAADPATAVYGSTVNITASVSNALSSAVYLGYRYKHSDVFVRVAMSDDGLHGDGAAGDGVYGATIPVNSLKMEYYLYAENASAGMFSPERAEHEFYTLFATITMATSADVTVNEFLAGNSSGITNEEGKYKDWIEVKNKTGVPLGLGDLYLSNDLNNRTKWQFPRTAILPANGYLLIWADDQNTTWIDYHTNFNLTLSGDTILLSDSLGVLADSILYQQQTQDLSASRCADGTGPFVDGTTPTPRAMNDCASTGYYVSAATDALIVYPNPASDLVSIRSEKSMQRVEILDLQGQVIEQRELSGDKQVQIGLERFSPGLYLLRVDGLTPVRLVIQ; encoded by the coding sequence ATGCACAACATCACGCCCATCCTCTCCGCCCTGTTCGCCCTGTTCACATTCGGCCTGCAAGCACAAGACACCTTTTACGACCTCAACACCATTCAGGAAGTCCGTATCTACTTCGGTTCTTCCAACTGGGACTATCAACTGGACACCGCGGCTGCCGGCACCGATGGCTACATCATAGCCGATTCGGTAAACGTCAATGGCGTCAACTTTCCCCAGGCGGGTGTCAAGTACAAGGGCAACAGTTCCTACAGCGCCAGTCGGGTGAAGAACCCCTTTCACATCAAACTCGACAAGGTCATTGACCAGGACTACGAGGGTCACGAAGACATCAAACTGGCAAACGGATTTTCCGATCCTTCGATGGTTCGCGAGGTTTCCGCGTATTCGATCTGTCGCCAATACATGGATGCTCCCCGTTGTAACTATGCCAGGGTCTACGTGAACGGAGCCTACTGGGGCCTCTACACGAATTCGGAGGATGTCGGCAACTCCTTTGCCGAGGATCATTACCATTCCTCTTACTCCTCGTATTTCAAGTGCAACCCGCGCAACGTGATGAGCGGGACCGGTTCCAGCCTGATCTACCTGGGCACGGATTCGTCGCTCTATTACAATTACTACGAACTGCAATCCGACTATGGTTGGGGCGATCTCATCCGCTTCTGCGACAGCCTGACGAATCATCCTAACTATGCCCACACGTTCGTCGATGTGGACCGTGCGCTCTGGATGCTGGCCTACAACAACGTACTGGTCAACCTGGATTCCTACAGTGGCGGCTTTCGCCAGAATTACTACCTCTACTATGATCACAACCGCCGGTGGATTCCCACGGTATGGGACGTCAACATGGCGTACGGCAGCTTCACGAATACCGGTGCGGGTGGCGGCGGCGGCGGTGGAGGGGTAACGGCCATGCAGAACCTCACACCCGTGTTGCACGAAACGGACGCCAACTGGCCCCTGATCAGGAACCTGCTGTCGGATCCGATGTACAAGCGCATGTACCTGGCGCACATGCGTACGCTCAACAACGAGAACTTTGCCAATGCGGATTACAAAAACCTGATCGGACAGTTGCGCACGCTCATCGACTCGTCCGTGCAGGCCGATCCGAATTTCCTTTACACCTATACCCAATACCAAAGCAACCTGACCACGACGGTCAGTGGAGGAGGTGGTGGGCCGGGCGGAACCTGCGGGGTGTACGAGCTCATGGATACGCGTACCACGTACCTGAGTGGAACGACGCAACTCAGCGCTGCTCCGCCGGCTATCAGCGCCGTGGCGGCCGATCCTGCTACGGCGGTGTACGGTTCCACGGTGAACATCACGGCCTCCGTCAGCAATGCCCTTTCGAGTGCCGTTTACCTGGGTTACCGGTACAAGCATAGCGATGTATTCGTTCGTGTGGCCATGAGCGACGACGGACTCCACGGCGATGGCGCTGCGGGCGATGGGGTGTATGGCGCAACGATTCCGGTGAATTCGCTCAAGATGGAGTACTACCTCTACGCGGAGAATGCGAGCGCCGGCATGTTCTCTCCGGAGCGCGCCGAGCACGAGTTCTACACGCTCTTTGCCACGATCACCATGGCCACCAGCGCGGACGTCACGGTGAATGAATTCCTGGCCGGTAACTCGAGCGGTATCACGAACGAAGAAGGAAAGTACAAGGACTGGATCGAAGTGAAGAACAAAACCGGTGTTCCGCTCGGGCTGGGTGACCTTTACCTGAGCAACGACCTGAATAACCGGACCAAGTGGCAGTTCCCGCGGACGGCGATCCTTCCTGCCAATGGCTACCTGTTGATCTGGGCAGACGACCAGAACACCACCTGGATCGACTACCACACGAATTTCAATCTTACCCTCAGCGGCGATACGATCCTGTTGTCCGATTCGCTGGGCGTACTGGCCGACAGCATACTCTACCAGCAACAGACGCAGGACCTGTCCGCTTCCCGTTGCGCGGATGGAACCGGACCCTTTGTCGATGGTACCACACCGACTCCGCGTGCAATGAACGATTGCGCCTCTACCGGTTATTACGTGTCTGCAGCAACGGACGCGTTGATCGTCTATCCCAATCCTGCCAGCGATCTCGTTTCGATCCGTTCCGAGAAGTCCATGCAGCGCGTGGAGATCCTGGACCTCCAAGGTCAGGTGATCGAGCAGCGGGAGCTTTCCGGCGACAAGCAAGTGCAGATCGGACTGGAGCGGTTCAGTCCGGGATTGTATCTGCTGCGCGTCGACGGATTGACACCGGTTCGGCTGGTAATTCAGTAA
- a CDS encoding group III truncated hemoglobin — MNDITNRQDVITLVDSFYRQVREHALLGPIFNEVAKVDWTAHLPKMYSFWATLLLGENSYSGNPMLPHVDLSRKATLDEEAFNAWKQLFNQTVDSLFAGTKAEEAKERAGNIARLMLHKVQAAR, encoded by the coding sequence ATGAACGACATTACCAATCGGCAGGACGTTATCACGCTCGTCGATTCCTTTTACCGGCAGGTACGCGAGCACGCATTACTCGGACCGATCTTCAACGAGGTGGCGAAGGTCGATTGGACGGCGCACCTTCCGAAGATGTATTCCTTTTGGGCTACGCTGCTCCTGGGGGAAAATTCCTATTCCGGCAACCCGATGCTGCCCCACGTTGATCTCAGCCGAAAGGCTACCCTGGACGAAGAAGCATTCAACGCGTGGAAGCAGCTTTTCAATCAAACGGTCGATAGCCTATTCGCCGGTACTAAAGCCGAAGAAGCGAAGGAGCGCGCCGGCAACATCGCGCGTTTGATGTTGCACAAGGTGCAGGCTGCGAGGTAA